One Sphingomonas endolithica DNA segment encodes these proteins:
- a CDS encoding ShlB/FhaC/HecB family hemolysin secretion/activation protein: protein MLKTGIISAALLTVAPAAYAQSTNAGAQLQQIPPTPQAPRAPLDLQVQPVPEQPDAGPPGATVRIDALTVTGATVFDAAALRDAAGFAPGQERSLSDLRAMAARISAFYHQRGYFLAQAYLPAQEISGGSVTIAVIEGRYGKVALSPDTGRSSGVAKGILKGIDSGDIVTAAPLERRLLLLSDLPGSTVRSTLAPGSIVGTSDLAVELTPGRLISGNIEADNAGNRYTGTYRAGGTVNINNPMGDGDLLSLRILASTGGLAYGRVAYQAPIANLTLGVAYSHIRYELGREFKGLDADGTADIASVYASYPLVRSRDVNLYAIGSLEAKWFEDRIGLVSSRSNKKSRVATIGLSGDSHDDFGGGGWTNVSGGFSYGDFDIESPLERAIDALTARRDGGFGKFDFAAARLQTVSGPLSLYGSIRGQLAFDNLDTSEQMELGGAYGVRAYPEGESYGDQGYIATAEARLTLSRWVDSFPGQLQAIAFVDVGEVQYAHDAWFTGSNHANRSGVGGGLSWAAPEGFLLKGSYAHRLGDQRVTSGPDHKGRFWFQIVKLF from the coding sequence GTGCTGAAAACAGGAATCATCTCGGCCGCGCTGCTGACGGTCGCGCCAGCCGCTTATGCGCAGTCCACCAATGCCGGTGCGCAGCTGCAGCAGATCCCGCCCACGCCGCAGGCGCCGCGCGCGCCGCTGGATCTTCAAGTCCAGCCGGTGCCGGAGCAGCCCGATGCCGGGCCGCCGGGTGCCACCGTCCGCATCGATGCGCTGACCGTGACCGGGGCGACCGTGTTCGACGCCGCGGCGCTACGCGATGCGGCCGGCTTCGCGCCAGGGCAGGAGCGCAGCCTGTCGGACTTGCGCGCGATGGCCGCGCGCATTTCGGCTTTCTATCATCAGCGCGGCTACTTCCTGGCCCAGGCCTATCTTCCCGCGCAGGAAATCAGCGGCGGATCGGTGACCATCGCGGTCATCGAAGGGCGCTATGGCAAGGTTGCGCTCAGCCCGGATACCGGCCGGTCGAGCGGCGTCGCCAAAGGCATCCTGAAGGGTATCGATAGCGGCGACATCGTCACGGCCGCCCCGCTGGAGCGCCGCTTGCTGTTGCTGTCCGATCTTCCCGGCAGCACGGTTCGCTCGACGCTTGCGCCCGGCAGCATCGTCGGCACCTCGGACCTCGCGGTCGAACTCACACCTGGCCGTCTGATCAGCGGCAACATAGAGGCCGACAATGCCGGCAACCGCTATACCGGCACCTATCGGGCGGGTGGCACGGTCAACATCAACAATCCCATGGGCGACGGCGACCTGCTGAGCCTGCGCATCCTGGCCTCGACCGGCGGGCTTGCTTATGGCCGCGTCGCCTATCAGGCGCCGATCGCCAACCTGACGCTCGGCGTCGCCTATTCGCACATCCGCTACGAGCTGGGACGTGAATTCAAGGGGCTGGATGCGGATGGCACGGCGGACATTGCCAGCGTCTATGCCAGCTACCCGCTGGTCCGCTCGCGCGACGTCAATCTCTACGCGATCGGGTCGCTCGAGGCGAAATGGTTCGAGGATCGGATCGGCCTCGTCTCGTCGCGTTCCAACAAGAAGAGCCGCGTCGCGACGATCGGCCTGTCCGGCGATTCGCACGATGATTTCGGCGGCGGTGGCTGGACCAACGTGTCGGGCGGCTTCAGCTATGGCGACTTCGACATCGAAAGCCCGCTGGAACGCGCGATCGACGCGCTTACCGCGCGGCGCGATGGCGGCTTCGGCAAGTTCGATTTCGCTGCGGCCCGGCTGCAGACGGTCAGTGGCCCGCTGTCGCTCTACGGCTCGATCCGCGGGCAGCTCGCATTCGACAATCTCGATACGTCCGAGCAGATGGAACTGGGCGGCGCCTACGGTGTCCGCGCCTATCCCGAAGGCGAATCCTATGGCGACCAGGGCTATATCGCCACCGCCGAGGCACGGCTGACGCTCAGCCGCTGGGTCGACAGCTTCCCCGGCCAGCTACAGGCGATCGCCTTCGTCGATGTGGGCGAGGTGCAATATGCGCACGATGCGTGGTTCACCGGCTCCAATCACGCAAACCGGAGCGGCGTCGGCGGCGGGCTCAGCTGGGCGGCGCCCGAGGGCTTCCTGCTGAAGGGCAGCTATGCGCACCGGCTCGGCGACCAGCGCGTGACCTCCGGCCCCGATCACAAGGGCCGCTTCTGGTTCCAGATCGTCAAACTTTTCTGA
- a CDS encoding glycosyltransferase family 2 protein: MTDRPTVSVIMAVYDGAALLPETIASLRAETLADWELIAVDDCSGDDSVAVLERIGDPRIRVIRSTENGGPVVARNRAFVEARGRYVAGLDQDDICLPDRFARQVAFLDADPGTVLVSSAADYLIDGRRVAGNWPRPLAPVMIDWLMLLRNPIAWSSVMFRADEARRLEPFERPIMRYVEDFDFYHRIRAYGRVAQIDEVLLLYRCHAGGASKVYNHIMRANAELLLRERHRALLGDAIDIAPLLVRHVMAGEPVPNIETLNALFAGIAMLRTEFGRVPHESAALDAVDRAIGQLWWRLCRTGVRSGTLLLHHALRSRPTPLALGRTVDLVASQVIGGVRAVRRRAART, translated from the coding sequence GTGACCGATCGCCCGACCGTCTCGGTGATCATGGCGGTCTATGACGGTGCCGCCTTGCTGCCCGAGACGATCGCCAGCCTGCGCGCGGAGACGCTCGCCGACTGGGAGCTGATCGCGGTGGACGATTGCTCGGGCGACGACAGCGTCGCCGTGCTGGAGCGCATCGGCGATCCGCGCATCCGCGTGATCCGCTCGACCGAGAATGGCGGGCCGGTGGTGGCGCGCAACCGGGCCTTTGTCGAAGCGCGCGGGCGCTATGTCGCCGGGCTGGACCAGGACGATATCTGCCTGCCCGATCGCTTCGCCCGCCAAGTGGCGTTTCTGGATGCCGATCCGGGCACGGTGCTGGTCAGCAGTGCCGCCGACTATCTGATCGACGGGCGGCGCGTCGCGGGCAATTGGCCCCGGCCGCTGGCGCCGGTCATGATCGACTGGCTGATGCTGCTGCGCAACCCGATCGCCTGGTCGTCGGTCATGTTCCGCGCCGATGAAGCACGCCGGCTGGAGCCGTTCGAGCGACCAATCATGCGCTATGTCGAGGATTTCGACTTCTACCACCGCATCCGCGCTTATGGGCGGGTGGCGCAGATCGACGAGGTGCTGCTGCTGTACCGCTGCCATGCGGGCGGCGCGTCGAAGGTCTACAACCACATCATGCGCGCCAATGCCGAACTGCTGCTGCGCGAGCGGCATCGTGCGCTGCTGGGCGACGCGATCGACATTGCGCCATTGCTGGTGCGCCATGTGATGGCGGGCGAACCCGTGCCGAATATCGAAACGCTCAACGCCTTGTTCGCCGGGATCGCCATGCTGCGCACCGAATTTGGGCGTGTGCCCCACGAATCCGCGGCATTGGACGCGGTCGATCGCGCGATCGGCCAACTCTGGTGGCGACTGTGCCGGACCGGCGTTCGCTCGGGCACGCTGTTGCTGCATCACGCGTTGCGCAGCCGGCCGACGCCGCTGGCGCTTGGCCGTACGGTCGATCTGGTCGCGAGCCAGGTTATCGGCGGCGTGCGGGCAGTCCGGCGGCGGGCAGCCCGAACCTAA
- a CDS encoding DegT/DnrJ/EryC1/StrS family aminotransferase — MDRLPLIAPRPPRLSDMTEGLRAIEARGIYSNGGPVVRGFEAKATARLFGGAGDCLAVGNATLGLMLAIRHAAGPRAGTGAFALIPSFTFAATAHAAQWAGLTPLLCDIDPDDWAASAAEEAKAFERYGDRIAVVVPYAAFGMGIDLARYRAYAERGVGVVVDAAASLGALDSDGGQFGAGAPFAIVYSMHATKVFATAEGGLIHSGDAQLIEALRRMSNFGFDGGRSAKGPGINAKLPEVLGLAATAKLAEIEAVAAHRMTLDAAYRSILGGFASERGFQLQHLRGSRPALQFQSLLLPRAFAGHRRAIIAMLAEKQIGAAHYFSPHLAEQPWFRAHSVFDALPASDDVAGRILSLPVTDGMTVTDVEHVCGALIDACARSGLSGLSRERRGQGVHGALIVGGGPAGTALLTAASKSGSLTALARSGLAVVERDAVLGRGQIGSYAITSDSTAETFLTAVKDNRHEGLAALTRHHGAQEVALHIGRLGVPLARATPLLEATGAELGAIVAGNGGIVATRSEVVDARRTKDGLWAARVRNLLTGEERVMRTARLVIATGGYQTREHVAAEQLAGATVGELAGERLMLGDAFLKIGGLDRLRERIADKRAPRIAILGGSTSAMAAAALILKAAPALPLGAGALAVYHRRPLRPFYRSAEEAHDDGFTDFGPEDICPVSGFVYRLAGFRLEARELVLRMLGVGGRASDPRLALRQITGEDDAAVRAELHAADVVIGALGYRSRALPLFDVEGSVIALAAHAPGRPRLVDQQCRVIDMASNPVPGVFGLGLASGHLPDGKLGGESSFGGKANGLWLWQNDIGQMIVDQLLDAPVRAVA, encoded by the coding sequence ATGGATCGATTGCCGCTGATCGCACCGCGTCCGCCGCGTCTGAGCGACATGACCGAGGGACTGCGTGCGATCGAGGCGCGCGGGATCTACTCGAATGGCGGGCCAGTGGTGCGCGGGTTCGAGGCCAAGGCGACGGCGCGGCTGTTCGGCGGTGCGGGCGATTGCCTGGCGGTCGGCAATGCGACGCTCGGCCTGATGCTGGCGATCCGCCACGCGGCAGGGCCGCGCGCGGGGACGGGGGCGTTCGCGCTGATCCCGAGCTTCACCTTCGCCGCCACGGCCCATGCCGCGCAATGGGCCGGCTTGACGCCCTTGCTGTGCGACATCGATCCGGATGACTGGGCAGCGAGCGCCGCGGAAGAGGCCAAGGCGTTCGAGCGCTATGGCGACCGGATTGCCGTGGTGGTGCCCTATGCCGCGTTCGGGATGGGCATCGATCTGGCCCGCTATCGCGCTTATGCCGAGCGCGGCGTGGGTGTCGTCGTGGATGCGGCAGCGTCGCTCGGTGCGCTCGACTCTGATGGCGGCCAATTCGGGGCGGGAGCGCCGTTCGCGATCGTCTATTCGATGCATGCGACCAAGGTGTTCGCGACGGCCGAGGGTGGGCTGATCCATTCGGGCGACGCGCAGCTGATCGAAGCGCTGCGTCGGATGAGCAATTTCGGCTTCGATGGCGGACGATCCGCCAAGGGGCCGGGGATCAACGCGAAACTGCCGGAAGTGCTGGGGCTCGCCGCCACGGCCAAGCTGGCGGAGATAGAGGCGGTCGCGGCACACCGCATGACGCTGGATGCCGCCTATCGATCGATCCTGGGTGGTTTTGCCTCCGAGCGCGGTTTCCAGCTCCAGCACCTGCGCGGCAGCCGGCCCGCATTGCAATTCCAGTCGCTGCTGCTGCCACGGGCCTTTGCCGGGCATCGCCGCGCGATCATTGCCATGCTGGCCGAAAAGCAGATCGGCGCGGCGCATTATTTCAGCCCGCATCTGGCCGAACAGCCCTGGTTCCGCGCGCACAGCGTGTTCGACGCGTTGCCGGCGAGCGACGATGTCGCCGGGCGTATCCTGTCGCTGCCGGTGACCGACGGCATGACCGTGACGGACGTCGAGCATGTGTGCGGCGCGCTGATCGATGCGTGCGCGCGGTCGGGGTTGAGCGGCCTGAGCCGGGAGCGGCGCGGGCAGGGGGTGCATGGCGCGTTGATCGTCGGCGGGGGCCCTGCGGGCACCGCCTTGCTGACCGCGGCGAGCAAATCGGGGTCGCTGACCGCCCTGGCGCGCAGCGGCCTGGCCGTGGTCGAACGCGACGCGGTGCTCGGGCGCGGGCAAATCGGCAGCTATGCGATCACCTCGGACAGCACGGCCGAGACGTTCCTGACCGCGGTGAAGGACAATCGGCATGAGGGGCTCGCGGCGCTGACGCGACATCACGGCGCGCAGGAAGTGGCACTGCATATCGGCCGGCTCGGCGTGCCACTGGCGCGCGCCACGCCGCTGCTGGAGGCGACCGGGGCCGAACTGGGCGCGATCGTTGCCGGCAATGGCGGCATCGTCGCGACGCGCAGCGAGGTGGTCGACGCACGCCGGACGAAGGACGGGCTGTGGGCGGCGCGGGTGCGCAACCTGCTGACTGGCGAGGAGCGGGTGATGCGCACCGCGCGGCTGGTGATCGCCACCGGAGGCTACCAGACGCGCGAGCATGTCGCGGCCGAGCAGCTCGCCGGCGCCACGGTCGGCGAGCTTGCCGGCGAGCGGCTGATGCTGGGCGACGCTTTCCTCAAGATCGGCGGGCTCGATCGGCTCCGCGAGCGCATCGCGGACAAGCGGGCGCCGCGCATCGCGATCCTCGGCGGATCGACCAGCGCGATGGCGGCGGCTGCCCTGATCCTGAAGGCAGCGCCGGCGCTGCCGCTCGGTGCGGGTGCGCTGGCGGTATATCATCGCCGGCCGCTACGACCCTTCTATCGCTCGGCCGAGGAAGCGCACGACGATGGCTTCACCGACTTTGGGCCGGAGGACATCTGCCCGGTATCGGGCTTCGTGTACCGGTTGGCCGGCTTCCGGCTGGAGGCACGCGAACTCGTGCTGCGCATGCTGGGCGTCGGCGGTCGCGCGTCCGATCCGCGACTGGCGCTCAGGCAGATAACGGGTGAGGACGATGCCGCTGTCCGGGCCGAGCTGCACGCGGCGGACGTCGTCATCGGCGCGCTCGGCTATCGCTCCCGCGCCTTGCCGTTGTTCGATGTCGAGGGCAGCGTGATCGCCTTGGCGGCGCACGCCCCGGGACGGCCGCGGCTGGTGGATCAGCAATGTCGCGTGATCGACATGGCCAGCAATCCCGTGCCCGGCGTGTTCGGGCTGGGTCTGGCATCGGGCCATCTTCCCGACGGCAAGCTCGGCGGCGAATCGAGCTTCGGCGGCAAGGCCAATGGCCTGTGGCTGTGGCAGAACGATATCGGCCAGATGATCGTCGATCAATTGCTCGACGCGCCGGTGCGGGCGGTCGCGTGA